A window of the Parambassis ranga chromosome 17, fParRan2.1, whole genome shotgun sequence genome harbors these coding sequences:
- the nmrk2 gene encoding nicotinamide riboside kinase 2 isoform X1: MKFIIGIGGVTNGGKTTLTNRLLKTLPNCCVVHQDDFFKRPDQIEVGEDGFRKWDVIDALDMEAMVNTVKGWQENPVKFARSHGVSLSPEAEESEDKAVHILIVEGFLVYNYKPLIEIYDKCFYISIPYEECKRRRSTRTYTVPDPPGLFDGHVWPMYLKHRKEMEDNCDRIVYLDGMTSKDDIYNSVYENIQNSLLNNL; encoded by the exons atgaagttcATCATTGGCATTGGAGG AGTGACCAACGGTGGGAAGACCACTCTGACTAACAGACTACTAAAGACATTACCCAACTGTTGCGTGGTGCATCAGGATGATTTTTTCAAG AGACCCGATCAAATAGAAGTCGGGGAGGACGGCTTTAGAAAGTGGGATG TGATCGACGCCCTGGACATGGAGGCTATGGTCAACACTGTGAAAGGCTGGCAGGAGAACCCAGTCAAGTTTGCGCGCTCTCAcggtgtcagcctgtcacccgAAGCCGAAGAATCCGAGGATAAGGCCGTCCATATTCTCATCGTGGAGGGATTCCTGGTCTACAACTACAA GCCTCTTATTGAGATCTACGACAAATGTTTCTACATTTCCATTCCTTATGAGGAGtgcaaaaggaggaggag TACAAGGACGTACACAGTCCCTGACCCACCTGGCCTGTTCGACGGCCACGTCTGGCCCATGTACTTGAAACACAGGAAAGAGATGGAGGACAACTGTGACAGAATCG TGTACCTCGATGGGATGACATCAAAAGACGATATCTACAACAGTGTGTATGAAAACATTCAGAACTCCCTGCTCAACAACTTATAG
- the atcayb gene encoding caytaxin has protein sequence MGTAEATLRMDSMEVKDEWQDEDFPRPLPEDGVSCGLTDNRNNPPTTLNVGESMTQHKRRTLVAPDLNLSLDQSEGSVLSDDFLETPDDLDINVDDIETPDDTDSLEFINNGNELEWEDDTPVATAKRLPGESEEERDASGRLWRTVIIGDQEQRIDMQVIRPYLRVVTHGGYYGEGLNAIIVFAACYLPDSSCDDYTYIMENLFLYVVSSLELLVAEDYMIIYLNGATPRRKMPGISWLKRCYQMIDRKLRKNLKCLIIAHPTWFIRTVLAISRPFISVKFMDKIRYVHTLEELSQIIPMEHVQIPECVLQYDEKKIRAQRERLEQDQQQNNSTHPKERPKSMMAEVGRDI, from the exons GCCTCACTGACAACAGAAACA ATCCTCCCACCACTCTGAATGTCGGGGAGTCCATGACACAGCACAAGCGCCGCACCCTGGTCGCCCCCGACCTGAACCTGTCTCTGGATCAGAGCGAGGGGTCAGTACTCTCTGACGACTTTCTGGAAACGCCCGACGACCTGGACATCAACGTTGATGACATCGAGACCCCCGATGACACCGACTCACTGGAGTTCATCAACAATGGCAATGAGCTGGAGTGGGAAG ATGACACCCCTGTGGCCACAGCTAAGCGTCTTCCAGGTGAGAGCGAAGAGGAGCGAGATGCGTCTGGTCGTCTGTGGCGAACAGTGATCATTGGTGACCAGGAGCAACGGATCGACATGCAGGTCATCAGACCCTACCTGAGGGTGGTGACACATGGAG ggtATTATGGTGAGGGTCTAAATGCCATCATCGTGTTCGCCGCCTGCTACCttcctgacagcagctgtgatgaCTACACGTACATCATGGAGAATCTCTTCCT gTATGTTGTGAGCAGTCTGGAGCTGCTGGTTGCAGAAGACTACATGATTATTTATCTGAACGGGGCGACTCCTCGCAGGAAGATGCCAGGAATCAGCTGGCTGAAGAGATGCTACCAGATGATTGACAGAAA ACTGAGGAAGAATCTAAAGTGTCTCATCATCGCTCACCCGACATGGTTCATTCGAACTGTCCTGGCCATCTCGAGACCTTTCATCAG TGTGAAGTTCATGGATAAGATCCGATATGTTCACACCCTGGAGGAGCTCAGTCAGATTATCCCCATGGAGCATGTGCAGATCCCCGAGTGCGTGCTGCA GTATGACGAGAAGAAGATAAGAGCACAGAGGGAAAG ACTCGAGCAagatcagcagcagaacaactCGACACACCCTAAAGAAAG GCCAAAGTCAATGATGGCAGAGGTGGGTCGTGACATCTGA
- the nmrk2 gene encoding nicotinamide riboside kinase 2 isoform X2 translates to MEAMVNTVKGWQENPVKFARSHGVSLSPEAEESEDKAVHILIVEGFLVYNYKPLIEIYDKCFYISIPYEECKRRRSTRTYTVPDPPGLFDGHVWPMYLKHRKEMEDNCDRIVYLDGMTSKDDIYNSVYENIQNSLLNNL, encoded by the exons ATGGAGGCTATGGTCAACACTGTGAAAGGCTGGCAGGAGAACCCAGTCAAGTTTGCGCGCTCTCAcggtgtcagcctgtcacccgAAGCCGAAGAATCCGAGGATAAGGCCGTCCATATTCTCATCGTGGAGGGATTCCTGGTCTACAACTACAA GCCTCTTATTGAGATCTACGACAAATGTTTCTACATTTCCATTCCTTATGAGGAGtgcaaaaggaggaggag TACAAGGACGTACACAGTCCCTGACCCACCTGGCCTGTTCGACGGCCACGTCTGGCCCATGTACTTGAAACACAGGAAAGAGATGGAGGACAACTGTGACAGAATCG TGTACCTCGATGGGATGACATCAAAAGACGATATCTACAACAGTGTGTATGAAAACATTCAGAACTCCCTGCTCAACAACTTATAG
- the loxl5b gene encoding lysyl oxidase-like 5b — protein MANWSLLFLYFFQGLLPFIFGQQRTAGPWRQRIQWENNGQVYSLMSTGSEYQAPVRSRSHSRLYVSSRRDGTVSQMPGAHRRATLVRTGQVESRPIRTDQTVEPGAFTPGINVRQYVPDTSRVSVTRQQPEPPYGAGVVGYPGAQRFNGEYTNSINVSSPGSLPNFHGRREGAASTGNSALHTRGGDPGPAAQNEHLHAGPEAMSVSRQPAQTDRSIPAHPTALDTEAEAPAPVPALSEDAANEAASHGEAMLNDDPRNPFKNHRNSVFYNMYPARGRSVARTRRPPGTGYGTRYFQNGLPDLVPDPYAIQAGAYVQRMQMYALRCAAEENCLARSAYSPTIRDIDFRVLLRFPQKVKNQGTTDFLPVKPRHQWDWHSCHQHFHSMDAFSNYDLLDTLTGRKVAEGHKASFCLEDTNCDPGFRRRYACTSHTQGLSPGCHDVYAANIDCQWIDITDVPPGNYILKVTVNPNFHVLESDFTNNVVRCDIAYTGIYVQTRNCRITRV, from the exons ATGGCAAATTggtcacttttatttttatactttttcCAAGGACTACTTCCATTCATCTTTGGGCAGCAGCGCACAGCTGGCCCTTGGAGACAGAGGATTCAGTGGGAGAACAACGGGCAGGTTTATAGTTTAATGAGCACCGGGTCAGAGTACCAGGCTCCGGTTCGGTCCAGAAGCCACTCGAGGCTTTATGTGAGCAGCAGGAGGGATGGCACCGTGAGCCAGATGCCGGGAGCGCACAGGAGAGCCACGCTTGTGCGCACCGGGCAGGTTGAGTCGAGACCGATCCGGACTGATCAAACAGTAGAACCTGGAGCTTTCACACCCGGGATCAATGTTAGACAGTACGTGCCAGATACTAGTCGCGTGTCAGTAACCAGGCAGCAGCCGGAGCCCCCTTATGGAGCAGGAGTTGTAGGCTACCCAGGCGCGCAACGCTTCAATGGTGAATACACCAACTCCATCAACGTCTCCTCGCCGGGGAGTTTACCAAACTTCCATGGCAGAAGAGAAGGCGCTGCGAGCACGGGTAACTCTGCACTCCACACCAGGGGAGGAGACCCAGGACCTGCTGCGCAAAACGAGCATTTACACGCGGGGCCAGAGGCGATGTCTGTCTCCAGGCAACCTGCGCAGACAGACCGCTCCATCCCTGCACATCCCACAGCTCTGGACACCGAAGCTGAGGCTCCAGCTCCGGTTCCTGCGCTCAGCGAGGATGCTGCAAACGAGGCAGCCAGCCACGGAGAGGCCATGCTTAACGACGACCCTCGAAACCCGTTTAAAAACCACAGGAATTCTGTTTTCTACAACATGTATCCCGCAAGAGGGAGGTCAGTGGCCCGCACACGCCGTCCACCTGGCACAGGGTACGGAACCAGATATTTCCAAAACG GACTGCCAGACCTCGTACCAGATCCATATGCCATCCAAGCAGGTGCTTATGTCCAGCGCATGCAGATGTATGCGCTTCGCTGTGCGGCTGAGGAGAACTGTCTGGCCAG GTCGGCTTACTCACCCACCATACGAGACATCGACTTCAGAGTCCTCCTGCGCTTCCCACAGAAAGTGAAGAACCAAGGCACCACGGACTTCCTCCCTGTCAAGCCCAGACACCAGTGGGACTGGCACAGCTGTCACCA ACACTTCCACAGTATGGACGCCTTCAGTAACTACGACCTGCTGGACACCCTCACAGGACGTAAAGTGGCCGAGGGTCACAAGGCCAGTTTCTGCCTGGAGGACACGAACTGTGACCCCGGATTCAGACGGCGCTACGCCTGCACGTcccacacacag GGCCTGAGCCCAGGATGTCACGACGTCTACGCAGCCAACATCGACTGTCAGTGGATCGACATCACTGATGTGCCTCCAGGAAACTACATCTTAAAG GTGACCGTTAATCCCAATTTCCACGTCCTGGAGTCAGACTTCACCAACAACGTAGTGAGATGTGATATCGCATACACAGGAATCTATGTTCAGACACGCAACTGTCGAATAACACG GGTCTGA